One region of Bacillus pumilus genomic DNA includes:
- a CDS encoding YmfQ family protein translates to MSKQDEMKNYLPPYFTEIYEVDHLLKTEAPEFEQLDESIFDLMDQFFPLTATWGLNRWERMLKVQRESDDSIELRRARLLNMMSNIPPITYLSLEKSVNRFLKNPSAIIRLTTNRYHFALRVNLDDLQNTRYIVEILETLKPAHLAYTFTAFHHTDVHEINDHHGRLTLRSRVGFFDHIPILLNGEFVLNGSFYLSGTRGTTDVPARFRHSLKMRMPLQHKSENTYRMNYVMTGAVHETKQGAALTLRTKNQLQHQTKKKMTFRLPVHVQTEQGGSLLIKDHYWILDGSVPLDGSKMLAATSQKIEL, encoded by the coding sequence TTGAGCAAACAGGATGAAATGAAAAACTACTTGCCGCCATATTTTACAGAGATTTATGAAGTCGATCACCTGCTCAAAACAGAAGCGCCAGAGTTTGAGCAATTGGATGAATCCATTTTCGATTTAATGGATCAGTTCTTCCCTTTGACAGCGACATGGGGATTGAATAGATGGGAAAGAATGCTGAAGGTGCAGCGAGAATCAGATGATTCCATTGAACTTCGCAGAGCACGCTTACTCAATATGATGTCAAACATTCCACCGATCACGTATCTTTCTTTAGAGAAATCGGTGAATCGCTTTCTCAAAAATCCAAGTGCCATCATCCGTCTGACCACCAATCGCTACCATTTCGCCTTACGTGTGAATCTAGATGATCTGCAAAACACTAGATATATTGTAGAAATACTTGAAACGTTAAAGCCAGCTCATTTGGCTTATACGTTCACTGCATTTCATCATACCGATGTACATGAAATAAATGATCATCACGGGAGGCTCACACTGCGAAGCAGAGTGGGTTTTTTCGATCATATCCCGATTTTACTCAATGGTGAATTTGTATTAAATGGGTCGTTTTATCTGAGCGGAACACGAGGGACAACCGATGTACCTGCTCGTTTTCGGCATTCGTTGAAGATGAGAATGCCGCTTCAGCATAAGTCAGAGAACACATACCGAATGAATTATGTCATGACTGGAGCGGTACATGAAACGAAGCAAGGAGCGGCATTGACTTTACGCACAAAAAATCAGCTCCAGCATCAAACCAAGAAGAAAATGACGTTCCGATTGCCAGTACATGTCCAAACTGAACAAGGCGGCAGCTTACTGATTAAGGATCATTACTGGATTCTCGATGGATCTGTTCCGCTGGACGGATCAAAAATGCTAGCAGCTACTTCTCAAAAAATAGAGCTATAA
- a CDS encoding ATP-binding protein, whose amino-acid sequence MTNESRCLLASKCAQAGGVNCTKHCELYLGLHGLDGGGGRSGAAGLAEDYRLVTLKNSPARADQSGAYKAADVYAQTFDRQFDADAERIKSLYLYSAKSGTGKTTTAAALLNEYLTVHYIGALKRGVQPDQRPAYFLDVNAWQNEYNEFNRPRVPDSIAEPAAKRYYEALEAAKRAPFAVLDEIGMRDVTEGFRGDLHTIINYRVTNRMPTVYTSNIKMADLPEVFGEARLADRIADQCREIVFAGGSKRRRL is encoded by the coding sequence ATGACGAATGAATCACGATGCCTACTCGCAAGCAAATGCGCCCAAGCTGGCGGCGTTAATTGTACGAAACACTGCGAATTATACCTCGGCTTGCACGGTTTAGATGGCGGAGGCGGACGGTCGGGCGCGGCTGGATTGGCGGAAGACTATCGGCTAGTGACGCTTAAGAATTCGCCGGCACGTGCCGACCAATCCGGAGCTTACAAGGCGGCCGATGTATATGCGCAGACGTTCGACCGCCAATTCGATGCTGATGCTGAACGTATTAAATCGCTATATTTATACAGCGCGAAATCAGGCACCGGTAAAACGACGACGGCGGCAGCTCTGTTAAACGAATATTTAACGGTCCATTACATTGGCGCCTTAAAACGGGGCGTTCAGCCCGACCAGCGACCGGCGTATTTCCTCGACGTCAACGCGTGGCAGAACGAATACAACGAGTTTAATAGACCGCGAGTTCCGGACTCAATCGCAGAGCCGGCGGCTAAAAGATATTACGAGGCGCTAGAAGCGGCAAAACGGGCACCTTTCGCAGTGCTGGACGAAATAGGCATGAGAGACGTAACGGAAGGATTTCGCGGCGATTTGCATACGATAATCAACTATCGCGTGACTAACCGAATGCCGACCGTTTATACGTCGAACATTAAAATGGCAGACCTGCCGGAAGTGTTCGGAGAAGCTCGACTGGCGGACCGGATCGCCGACCAGTGCAGAGAAATCGTCTTTGCGGGCGGATCAAAAAGGAGGCGGCTGTAA
- a CDS encoding XkdX family protein, translating to MMFPTVVDIKQFWDWQCYGPEDIAFYVSIGWISTEDYQNITGEIYEA from the coding sequence ATGATGTTTCCAACTGTTGTAGATATCAAACAATTCTGGGACTGGCAGTGTTACGGCCCAGAGGACATTGCATTTTATGTAAGCATTGGCTGGATCTCGACAGAAGACTATCAAAATATAACTGGAGAAATATACGAAGCCTAA
- a CDS encoding baseplate J/gp47 family protein has product MFEEQTYEALMERMLDRLPDDIDKRENSVIWNALAPAAAELAQSYIWLDQVFELVFADTAQGEFLDRRAAEVGIERKPATKAVWSAAIKPEDINIPAGSRFFIEDVYFQYSNDGTLECETPGKVGNGQLTDQALLSLDTIPGLESIIMKDLVIPGQEEEDDASLYDRYLIRARREAVSANKAHYKKWAEEVTGVGRAKVFPLWNGEGTVKIVITDGNLDVASDLLVKRVQEYIDPVPGEGEGQAPIGSKATVESAKWLDIDIEVAVELQMDWTLEGAQKEIEEKVKALLKSIAFEKSTIRMSALNDILYHSESVSDYANVLLNGESKNLVLQDIEIPRLRQVKVIEQTG; this is encoded by the coding sequence ATGTTTGAGGAACAAACGTACGAAGCATTAATGGAAAGAATGCTAGACAGACTGCCAGATGACATAGATAAAAGAGAAAACAGCGTCATTTGGAATGCCTTGGCACCTGCTGCTGCTGAACTGGCCCAGTCCTATATTTGGCTTGATCAAGTATTCGAGCTGGTCTTTGCAGATACAGCACAAGGAGAGTTTCTAGATCGGCGGGCCGCTGAAGTAGGAATTGAAAGAAAACCAGCGACTAAAGCGGTTTGGTCCGCAGCTATTAAGCCGGAGGATATCAACATCCCAGCTGGCTCACGGTTTTTTATTGAAGACGTCTATTTCCAATATTCGAACGATGGGACGCTAGAATGCGAGACACCTGGCAAAGTCGGCAATGGTCAATTAACAGATCAGGCGCTGCTTTCACTTGATACAATCCCGGGGCTTGAATCAATTATCATGAAAGATTTGGTAATACCCGGACAAGAGGAAGAAGATGACGCTTCGTTATATGATCGCTACTTAATACGTGCTAGGCGAGAGGCTGTCAGTGCCAACAAGGCGCATTATAAAAAATGGGCTGAGGAAGTGACAGGGGTTGGCAGAGCGAAGGTATTCCCGCTTTGGAATGGAGAAGGAACAGTCAAGATTGTCATCACAGACGGCAATCTAGATGTTGCATCAGATCTGCTTGTTAAAAGAGTACAGGAATATATCGACCCAGTACCAGGCGAAGGAGAAGGACAAGCGCCTATTGGTTCAAAAGCGACCGTCGAAAGCGCCAAATGGCTGGACATTGACATAGAAGTAGCCGTCGAACTTCAAATGGACTGGACCCTTGAAGGAGCGCAGAAAGAAATAGAAGAAAAGGTCAAAGCGCTGTTGAAATCAATTGCATTTGAAAAGAGTACCATTCGAATGTCCGCATTAAATGACATTCTGTACCATTCAGAAAGTGTATCAGATTATGCAAACGTGTTATTGAATGGGGAGTCAAAAAACTTAGTGTTACAGGACATTGAGATACCGCGTCTGAGGCAGGTGAAGGTTATTGAGCAAACAGGATGA
- a CDS encoding DUF2577 family protein, translated as MRLSEAIKRLAVNAVDAASPIDLVIGEVTAVSPVSIQLNENHKLIIPEELLIWPKRLNKGEDDELKRGDSIMVLAMAGGQSFYIIDKL; from the coding sequence GTGAGGTTAAGTGAAGCGATTAAACGATTAGCAGTGAATGCTGTAGACGCCGCCTCTCCAATTGATCTGGTGATTGGAGAAGTTACGGCAGTTTCTCCTGTAAGCATCCAGTTAAATGAAAACCATAAGCTAATCATCCCGGAAGAATTACTGATTTGGCCAAAGCGCCTAAATAAGGGTGAGGATGATGAACTGAAAAGGGGAGACAGCATTATGGTGCTGGCAATGGCAGGAGGGCAATCCTTCTACATCATCGACAAATTGTAA
- a CDS encoding BhlA/UviB family holin-like peptide: MEVDVVQNLMTQGPFAVLFCWVLFYVLNTTKERENKLNEQIEAQNDVLAKFSEKYDVVIDKLDKIERNLK, from the coding sequence ATGGAAGTAGATGTTGTTCAAAACTTAATGACACAAGGGCCGTTTGCGGTGTTGTTCTGTTGGGTGCTGTTTTATGTATTAAACACAACAAAGGAAAGAGAAAACAAGCTCAATGAACAAATCGAGGCGCAAAATGATGTGTTAGCAAAGTTTAGTGAGAAGTATGATGTTGTGATCGACAAACTCGACAAAATTGAACGGAATTTAAAATAG
- a CDS encoding phage holin, producing MKTFDKGTVIRTVLLFIALINQTLVMFGQTVLPISEEQVQTAGEALYVAGSTIFTMVTAIIAWFKNNYVTYKGQLQKDTLKQRGLTK from the coding sequence ATGAAAACATTCGACAAAGGCACTGTGATTCGCACAGTGCTTCTTTTTATTGCGCTCATCAATCAAACACTTGTCATGTTTGGACAGACGGTGCTACCGATTAGTGAGGAGCAAGTACAAACCGCTGGTGAGGCACTATATGTAGCAGGTTCCACCATTTTTACGATGGTGACAGCCATTATCGCTTGGTTTAAAAACAATTATGTGACCTACAAAGGTCAATTACAAAAAGATACCCTGAAACAAAGAGGGCTAACAAAATAA
- a CDS encoding DUF2634 domain-containing protein, translated as MALSPEEEIEETEEGEEVETSTTYRIDVETGRLTGETISGIEAIRQFVYMTLRTERYAHPIYSHDIGTEIQELLTDTEATDEYKEMEIPRLLEEALIVDERIDHIEEIEVTKENDSFHVKLAIVTDEGTLEIEEVMESDV; from the coding sequence GTGGCACTTTCACCAGAGGAAGAAATTGAGGAAACAGAAGAAGGCGAAGAGGTGGAAACCTCGACGACGTATCGAATAGATGTTGAAACTGGCAGATTGACAGGTGAAACCATTTCAGGCATTGAAGCAATTCGTCAATTCGTTTATATGACACTTAGGACAGAGCGGTATGCACATCCTATTTACAGCCACGACATTGGCACTGAAATTCAGGAGCTTTTGACGGATACAGAAGCCACGGATGAATACAAAGAAATGGAGATTCCGAGGCTGCTAGAGGAAGCATTGATTGTGGACGAACGGATTGATCATATTGAAGAGATAGAGGTCACAAAGGAAAATGACTCGTTTCATGTCAAGCTAGCTATAGTCACAGATGAAGGCACATTAGAAATAGAGGAGGTGATGGAGAGCGATGTTTGA
- a CDS encoding transcriptional regulator, whose product MTNDHQRLVSVETQSEYNLTSGKSETRIFVKMYVDAVKKGLIADIGPERWQTLCVLSSFMDANGECYPTQEQIGAVLNLSRVAANKRIQALCDYRWQGRPLVVKKQGREGKTQRWENARYTILPISQLAIFDGDTEEL is encoded by the coding sequence GTGACAAACGATCACCAACGGCTCGTCTCCGTAGAAACACAATCGGAATATAACTTAACGTCCGGAAAGTCCGAGACGCGTATCTTCGTTAAGATGTACGTCGATGCCGTCAAGAAAGGCTTGATCGCGGATATCGGACCCGAACGTTGGCAGACTCTCTGCGTACTATCATCGTTTATGGACGCAAATGGCGAATGCTACCCGACGCAGGAACAGATAGGGGCCGTATTAAATTTAAGCCGAGTTGCGGCAAATAAGCGGATACAGGCGTTATGTGATTATCGTTGGCAAGGACGTCCTCTCGTCGTTAAGAAACAAGGACGCGAAGGAAAGACTCAGCGGTGGGAGAATGCCCGCTATACAATACTTCCGATTAGTCAGCTCGCAATATTTGACGGAGATACGGAGGAGTTATAA
- a CDS encoding pyocin knob domain-containing protein: MEIKEPKPFEVNDKAHADLFNDVVKVLLENDHGLIEQFLKHTNDAKVHASETEKKKWNNSQNYKITADSGRQLINVSSDGRIFDAIKDKGTCTFYAAAGVEDSPVSSNVSIRGLQTVGQENIGSGFAMDSSGNAYFFYYEAGHMSITWTKLPTVRDRNRWDNGQLVKITQDNGKPFYHGFASETDYNTLTETGMYLIYNTGVNGPSPSYDRVFLLVMSYGTTLVQIAYESVYGKNTYFRVLRHNAQSWTPWEKQITLSDLLEGSWETPKEINGNWKGYDPINLPVKYRKNLLGEVEIVGAIKGGILGNNPVFILPEGYRPQQAIHFVGIASSIGTPGVPQFHRTLVDKNGNVCVQSSSNNANPTEFITFGFKFSTR, encoded by the coding sequence ATGGAAATAAAAGAACCAAAACCTTTTGAAGTAAATGATAAAGCACATGCTGATTTGTTTAATGACGTGGTCAAAGTACTTCTTGAAAATGATCATGGATTAATAGAACAGTTCTTAAAACATACAAATGATGCAAAAGTACACGCATCTGAAACAGAAAAGAAGAAATGGAATAATTCACAGAACTATAAGATCACAGCAGATAGTGGAAGACAGCTGATTAATGTATCTTCTGACGGCAGAATATTTGATGCGATAAAAGATAAAGGAACATGTACTTTTTATGCAGCTGCTGGTGTGGAGGATTCTCCAGTTTCATCAAATGTCTCAATCAGAGGGCTGCAGACAGTAGGTCAAGAAAATATTGGCTCTGGTTTTGCGATGGATAGTTCAGGTAATGCTTATTTTTTCTATTACGAAGCCGGACATATGTCGATTACTTGGACAAAGCTGCCTACGGTAAGAGATAGAAATAGATGGGATAATGGTCAATTAGTAAAAATCACTCAAGATAATGGAAAGCCATTTTATCATGGGTTTGCTAGCGAGACAGACTACAATACTCTTACCGAGACAGGAATGTACCTTATATATAATACTGGAGTAAACGGTCCATCGCCTTCCTATGATCGAGTGTTTTTGTTGGTGATGAGTTATGGCACTACATTGGTGCAAATAGCATACGAATCTGTTTATGGAAAAAACACATACTTTAGAGTTCTTAGACACAATGCACAATCATGGACACCGTGGGAGAAGCAAATCACGCTATCAGATCTATTAGAAGGTTCATGGGAAACACCTAAAGAGATTAATGGCAATTGGAAGGGATATGACCCTATTAATTTGCCAGTGAAATATCGAAAGAATCTCTTGGGGGAAGTTGAGATAGTAGGTGCTATAAAAGGTGGGATTTTAGGAAATAACCCAGTGTTTATTTTGCCTGAAGGATATCGGCCGCAGCAGGCAATCCATTTTGTAGGTATCGCTTCGAGTATAGGGACACCTGGAGTACCTCAATTCCATCGAACCTTAGTAGATAAGAATGGGAATGTATGTGTGCAATCATCTTCAAATAATGCTAATCCAACTGAGTTTATTACATTTGGTTTTAAGTTCAGTACAAGATAA
- a CDS encoding phage tail protein yields the protein MADQLTVTTLYARQQMAKARAEGTKLTKVVKMAFGNGGTKDGKPISLDGTEQKLKKELVQKEIDSFTFMEPAKIRYTCTIAEGELAGEVINELALVDEAGKFTAIRTMTDKQKDGDIEFVFEIDDIY from the coding sequence ATGGCTGATCAATTAACCGTAACAACATTATATGCACGTCAACAAATGGCAAAGGCAAGAGCCGAAGGAACAAAACTCACAAAAGTCGTCAAAATGGCATTTGGAAATGGTGGGACGAAGGATGGGAAACCGATCTCACTAGACGGCACTGAACAAAAACTCAAAAAAGAACTCGTCCAAAAAGAGATTGATTCGTTTACCTTCATGGAACCAGCAAAAATCCGCTACACCTGCACGATCGCCGAAGGAGAACTTGCAGGAGAAGTCATCAACGAACTAGCACTTGTCGACGAAGCCGGCAAATTCACCGCCATCCGCACCATGACAGACAAACAAAAAGACGGCGACATCGAATTTGTTTTTGAGATTGATGATATTTATTAA
- a CDS encoding N-acetylmuramoyl-L-alanine amidase, which translates to MVNIIQAYIPKHNRNRPGNTMKPLYITVHNTSNTAKGANAGSHAAFVARSSTGVSWHYTVDDQVIYQHLPLNENGWHTGDGRGNGNMKSIGIEICENTDGNFEQAVENAQWLIRKLMGDLGIPLSNVVPHKHWSGKECPRKLLGRWDQFKAGIATARTGSKSTRKPVRTESLSHKAPVTKQKSSNLPSGILKITKPLTKGPQVIAVQKALSSLYFYPDKGAKNNGIDGYYGSKTANAVKRFQLMNGLAADGIYGPKTKNKIERLLKK; encoded by the coding sequence ATGGTCAATATCATTCAAGCCTACATTCCAAAACACAACCGCAACAGACCAGGAAATACGATGAAGCCGCTCTATATTACGGTGCATAATACCTCTAACACGGCAAAAGGTGCAAATGCTGGGAGTCACGCTGCGTTTGTTGCACGTTCAAGTACCGGAGTCAGCTGGCATTACACTGTCGACGATCAGGTGATTTATCAGCATTTACCGTTAAACGAGAACGGCTGGCATACAGGAGATGGCAGAGGCAATGGCAATATGAAATCAATCGGAATTGAAATTTGCGAAAATACAGACGGCAACTTTGAACAAGCAGTCGAAAATGCCCAATGGCTCATTCGAAAGCTAATGGGCGATTTGGGAATTCCTTTATCAAATGTAGTCCCTCATAAACATTGGAGCGGGAAAGAATGTCCAAGGAAATTGCTCGGACGGTGGGATCAATTTAAAGCTGGAATAGCCACAGCTCGTACCGGCAGCAAAAGCACAAGAAAGCCAGTTCGAACAGAGAGCTTGAGTCACAAAGCACCAGTTACCAAACAGAAATCGTCAAATCTGCCATCGGGCATCTTAAAAATAACCAAGCCCTTAACAAAAGGACCACAAGTCATAGCTGTGCAAAAAGCCTTATCCTCCCTCTATTTCTACCCAGATAAAGGGGCAAAAAACAACGGGATTGATGGCTATTATGGATCAAAAACAGCGAATGCGGTCAAGCGGTTCCAGCTTATGAATGGTCTAGCGGCAGATGGGATATACGGTCCGAAGACGAAGAACAAAATCGAACGATTGCTGAAAAAGTGA
- a CDS encoding DnaB-like helicase C-terminal domain-containing protein, with the protein MSFGTSLLSKVIEANDPSALLRYGLTRKDFQTDGERAAFEYISAYAEKHGNQAPTAEMVATEVPTFQPEFSIDATFEYLAKKAKEAAVMNDFASKFNDKYGANGVKTADSDFVQRFNRAQESGNPQELFDWLKTVAEQSIMRTSVRKTVGTNVVTDVDKFRAEYEKRKSGESFRIWNSKFPALNTAIGGYVSSNMYVVYGKSGRGKSAITLEEVIHCAIQGANTLIWSMEMGWFEVLVRIYVSLSGDQGVALTEIDGQQMEAGFDSRSVRQGKLSEEFEAAFMDFIETLNTIIDGSITVRAVDDKDFDSRSLKDLKADIEQTKADVVMVDPFYYLDYESNSNKTTGGAAADTSKKMRRLAGTMDVVIFAITQAGEDDATEDEAGNREIKLPKRKDVKKTSALLEDAAVLIPVDTNAKEGRGLIGVNKGRDGGEDEVVEIVYLPQVGLIKQVAAGEIELKAYGF; encoded by the coding sequence ATGAGTTTCGGAACTAGTCTTTTATCGAAAGTAATCGAAGCGAACGACCCGTCGGCCTTATTGCGCTACGGCTTAACGCGCAAAGATTTTCAAACGGATGGCGAACGGGCAGCCTTCGAATACATCAGCGCATATGCGGAAAAGCACGGAAACCAAGCGCCGACCGCCGAAATGGTAGCGACCGAAGTGCCGACATTCCAGCCGGAATTTAGTATTGACGCGACCTTTGAATACTTAGCGAAGAAGGCGAAGGAAGCTGCGGTGATGAACGATTTCGCTTCGAAATTTAATGATAAATACGGAGCGAACGGTGTCAAGACGGCGGACTCAGACTTTGTTCAACGGTTCAACCGCGCGCAGGAAAGTGGAAATCCGCAGGAGTTATTTGATTGGTTGAAAACCGTCGCGGAACAGAGTATAATGAGAACAAGCGTTCGTAAAACAGTAGGAACAAACGTCGTGACAGACGTCGATAAATTTCGTGCCGAATATGAAAAACGGAAGTCCGGCGAGTCATTTCGTATTTGGAACAGCAAGTTTCCGGCGCTTAATACGGCAATCGGCGGCTATGTCAGTTCGAACATGTACGTTGTCTACGGAAAATCGGGACGCGGCAAGTCGGCGATTACGCTGGAAGAAGTCATTCACTGCGCAATTCAAGGCGCAAATACGCTCATATGGTCGATGGAGATGGGCTGGTTCGAAGTTCTCGTTCGCATCTACGTTTCACTTTCCGGGGATCAGGGCGTCGCTTTAACCGAAATTGACGGTCAGCAAATGGAGGCCGGATTTGATTCGAGGTCAGTTCGCCAGGGCAAGTTATCGGAGGAATTCGAGGCGGCCTTTATGGACTTTATCGAGACGTTAAATACGATTATCGACGGTTCTATTACAGTGCGTGCAGTTGACGACAAAGACTTCGATTCTCGTTCGCTAAAAGACCTTAAAGCGGACATTGAGCAAACGAAAGCGGACGTCGTGATGGTCGACCCGTTTTATTACTTAGATTACGAGTCCAACTCGAATAAGACGACGGGCGGGGCAGCCGCCGATACATCGAAGAAGATGCGCCGTTTAGCCGGGACAATGGACGTTGTCATTTTCGCTATCACACAAGCCGGAGAAGATGACGCAACCGAAGACGAAGCCGGTAATCGCGAAATTAAGTTGCCGAAGCGTAAGGACGTAAAGAAAACGTCGGCTTTACTGGAAGATGCGGCGGTGCTGATACCGGTTGATACGAATGCAAAGGAAGGACGCGGTTTGATCGGCGTAAATAAAGGACGTGACGGAGGAGAGGATGAAGTCGTCGAGATCGTCTATCTTCCGCAAGTCGGGCTAATCAAGCAGGTGGCAGCCGGAGAGATTGAGTTAAAAGCCTACGGTTTCTAG
- a CDS encoding XkdW family protein: MILYEAIKYKYPDADPQKDFELRNDGDGSYINEWHLDVPKPTAKELKEWWDESQINPRYQPPLPLDYLAQEVAKEKLMRKQLEHQCDHLTNEIKALKNEILLYKGERES, translated from the coding sequence ATGATTTTATATGAAGCCATTAAGTATAAATACCCCGATGCGGATCCGCAAAAGGACTTTGAACTTAGAAATGACGGAGACGGTTCTTACATTAACGAGTGGCATCTAGATGTGCCAAAGCCAACGGCAAAAGAATTGAAAGAATGGTGGGACGAATCTCAAATCAATCCAAGATATCAACCACCTCTTCCGCTAGATTATCTAGCACAAGAAGTAGCCAAAGAAAAGCTCATGAGAAAACAGCTTGAACATCAATGTGATCATTTAACAAACGAAATAAAAGCGCTAAAAAATGAGATCCTTTTATATAAAGGAGAGCGTGAATCATGA